A window of the Terriglobia bacterium genome harbors these coding sequences:
- a CDS encoding methyltransferase domain-containing protein has translation MPQHQTSSEWDADSYHRLSNPQVAWGLKVLERLKLRGDELMLDAGCGSCRLTVELRNRLPRGNVVGVDLSFNMLNQAAAHVSGRVHLVQADLQHLPFRPIFDGIFSTAAFHWVPDHTQLFRSIFSVLKPGGWLDAQCGGGPNLERIHRRAQTIIDCPEYREIFAGWRRTTHYETPETFHDNMLRAGFKDIDIWLEPAPAQLSSAEEFKDYLATVTLREHTSRITDPILRQRFLDQLALHASQDSPPFVMDYWRLNISARKP, from the coding sequence ATGCCCCAGCACCAGACCTCCAGCGAGTGGGACGCCGACTCCTACCACCGCCTCTCGAACCCCCAGGTCGCTTGGGGGCTGAAGGTCCTCGAGCGCCTTAAGCTTCGCGGCGACGAGCTGATGCTCGACGCCGGCTGCGGCTCCTGCCGCCTGACCGTCGAGCTCCGCAATCGCCTGCCCCGCGGCAACGTCGTCGGCGTCGATCTTTCCTTCAACATGCTTAACCAGGCTGCCGCGCACGTCTCCGGCCGTGTGCATCTGGTCCAGGCCGATCTCCAGCATCTTCCTTTCCGCCCGATTTTCGACGGCATCTTCAGCACCGCCGCTTTTCACTGGGTGCCCGATCACACGCAGCTCTTCCGATCGATTTTTTCAGTGTTGAAACCCGGCGGGTGGCTGGACGCGCAGTGTGGCGGCGGCCCCAATCTCGAGCGCATCCATCGCCGCGCCCAGACCATCATCGACTGCCCCGAATACCGCGAAATCTTCGCCGGCTGGCGCCGCACCACCCACTACGAGACGCCCGAGACTTTCCACGACAACATGCTCCGTGCCGGCTTCAAAGACATCGATATCTGGCTTGAACCTGCGCCCGCCCAGCTCTCCAGCGCCGAGGAATTCAAGGACTACCTGGCCACCGTCACCTTGCGCGAGCACACCAGCCGCATCACCGACCCGATCCTACGCCAGCGCTTCTTGGATCAACTCGCGCTGCACGCCTCCCAGGACTCGCCGCCCTTTGTCATGGACTACTGGCGCCTGAACATTTCCGCCCGCAAACCCTAA
- a CDS encoding divalent-cation tolerance protein CutA produces MTDKRVVLTTAGSKEEAQKIARALVERRLAACVNVVGPIESVYRWKGAVETAEEFLCVIKTTAAAVERVRAAIKELHSYELPECVELAVEDGSAEYLAWIGENVG; encoded by the coding sequence ATGACTGACAAGCGAGTGGTGCTAACAACCGCAGGGTCGAAAGAAGAGGCGCAGAAGATCGCGCGGGCGCTGGTGGAGCGGCGGCTGGCGGCGTGCGTGAACGTCGTGGGGCCGATCGAGTCGGTGTACCGCTGGAAGGGCGCGGTGGAGACGGCGGAGGAGTTCCTGTGCGTCATCAAGACCACGGCGGCGGCGGTGGAGCGGGTGAGGGCGGCGATTAAAGAGTTGCATTCCTACGAGCTGCCGGAGTGCGTGGAGCTGGCGGTCGAGGATGGGAGCGCGGAGTACCTCGCCTGGATCGGAGAAAACGTTGGATAG
- a CDS encoding phosphoglucomutase/phosphomannomutase family protein, with the protein MLTQIRFGTSGWRAVMAEDFTFANVRRAVSGIARYVVSVKPAGARVVVGRDPRFLGETFVSMAAQILAARGVTPLVITEPAPTPAIAYEVIRAQADGAINFTASHNPPEYNGIKFSTPDGAPALPEYTKKIEAAIAELDADPALAAPSSPVPGVNKEEIDVRPPYLARLREIIDLDLIKKSGLKIAFDSFFGAARGYPDTLLRDAGIDLAVVHDRRDVLFGGHAPEPDGELLNDLRAKMKETGARVGMATDGDADRFGIVDADGTFIQPNYVIALLFDYLVETRGWRNGVAKSVSTTNMINALAAHHKVQLYETPVGFKYIGELIKQDKIAIGGEESAGLSIRHHVPEKDGVLAGLLCCEMVARRGKQISDQLRELFVKVGSFYPRRENFRLTPEVKEKFTTKLKTEPLDFAGRKVSEIVRTDGLKLVLDDGSWVCYRLSGTEPVVRVYSEVRSAADLDKLAPVARDWIFS; encoded by the coding sequence ATGCTGACTCAAATAAGATTCGGCACTTCCGGCTGGCGCGCCGTCATGGCGGAAGATTTCACCTTCGCCAATGTCCGCCGCGCCGTGAGCGGCATCGCCCGCTACGTCGTCTCCGTGAAGCCCGCGGGCGCCCGCGTGGTCGTCGGACGCGACCCGCGCTTCCTCGGCGAGACCTTTGTCTCCATGGCCGCGCAGATCCTCGCCGCCCGCGGTGTCACGCCGCTGGTCATCACCGAGCCCGCTCCCACTCCCGCCATTGCCTACGAAGTGATCCGCGCCCAGGCCGACGGCGCCATCAACTTCACCGCCTCGCATAATCCGCCGGAGTACAACGGCATCAAGTTCTCGACTCCCGACGGCGCGCCAGCTCTCCCTGAGTACACAAAGAAGATCGAGGCCGCCATCGCTGAGCTTGACGCCGACCCGGCCCTCGCCGCGCCCTCCAGTCCCGTGCCCGGAGTGAATAAAGAAGAGATCGACGTTCGCCCGCCTTATCTGGCTCGTCTGCGCGAGATCATCGACCTCGATCTGATCAAGAAATCCGGTCTGAAGATCGCCTTCGACTCCTTCTTCGGCGCCGCGCGCGGCTATCCCGACACTCTTCTCCGCGACGCCGGCATCGACCTCGCCGTCGTCCACGATCGTCGCGACGTCCTCTTCGGCGGACACGCTCCCGAGCCAGACGGCGAGCTCCTCAACGACCTTCGCGCCAAAATGAAGGAGACCGGCGCGCGCGTCGGCATGGCCACCGACGGCGACGCCGACCGCTTCGGCATCGTCGACGCCGACGGCACTTTCATCCAGCCCAACTACGTCATCGCTCTTCTTTTCGATTACCTGGTCGAGACCCGCGGCTGGCGCAACGGCGTCGCCAAATCCGTCTCCACCACCAATATGATCAACGCCCTCGCCGCCCACCACAAGGTTCAGCTCTACGAGACTCCCGTCGGCTTCAAGTACATTGGCGAGCTCATCAAGCAGGACAAGATCGCCATCGGCGGCGAAGAAAGCGCGGGCCTCAGCATCCGCCATCATGTCCCGGAGAAAGACGGCGTCCTCGCCGGACTGCTCTGCTGCGAGATGGTCGCGCGACGCGGCAAGCAAATTTCCGACCAATTGCGCGAATTATTTGTCAAAGTTGGTTCCTTTTACCCTCGCCGCGAGAACTTCCGCTTGACCCCTGAGGTCAAAGAGAAGTTCACTACTAAATTGAAGACGGAACCGCTCGACTTTGCCGGACGCAAGGTCTCCGAGATCGTCCGCACCGACGGTTTGAAGCTCGTGCTCGACGACGGATCCTGGGTCTGTTATCGCTTGTCCGGCACCGAACCCGTGGTTCGCGTCTATTCCGAAGTGCGCTCGGCCGCGGACCTCGACAAGCTCGCGCCCGTCGCCAGGGACTGGATCTTTTCTTAA
- a CDS encoding septum formation initiator family protein, with translation MGLIRRIADWFYRARRKLATAAVAALALLLSLHVVFGPNGFLAYQKKKAEYRALEKDIEKIQKENDALGERIKALKTDPATIEKEAREQLRYARPGEVIYTYPNPPQQPAPPVAAKK, from the coding sequence TTGGGCCTCATCCGACGCATCGCCGACTGGTTCTACCGCGCGCGCCGCAAGCTCGCCACCGCCGCCGTCGCCGCGCTTGCCTTGCTGCTCAGTCTGCACGTCGTTTTCGGACCGAACGGATTCCTCGCTTACCAGAAAAAGAAGGCGGAATACCGCGCGCTGGAAAAGGACATCGAAAAAATTCAGAAGGAAAATGACGCTCTCGGCGAGCGCATCAAGGCGCTGAAGACCGACCCGGCCACCATCGAAAAGGAGGCCCGTGAGCAGCTCCGATATGCCCGCCCCGGCGAGGTCATCTACACCTACCCCAACCCGCCGCAGCAACCCGCGCCCCCGGTCGCCGCCAAGAAGTAG
- a CDS encoding thiazole synthase produces the protein MSMDSFIIAGKAFRSRLIVGTGKYKSGQETARAIEASGAEMVTVAVRRVNLDRSKESLLDFIDPKRYFLLPNTAGCYTADEAIRTARLGREVGLSDWVKMEVIGDQATLYPDVTATVEATRVLVKEGFTVLPYTSDDIVVAKRLIDAGASAVMPLGAPIGSGMGIQNRAHLQILRELISGVPLIVDAGVGTASDAAIALELGYDGVLMNTGIAGAADPVLMAEAMKNAVLAGRQAYLAGRMPKKLYATASSPLEGVVR, from the coding sequence ATGTCCATGGACTCCTTCATCATTGCGGGGAAGGCGTTCCGGTCGCGGCTGATTGTTGGGACCGGGAAATACAAGAGTGGGCAAGAAACGGCGCGGGCCATCGAGGCCAGCGGGGCGGAGATGGTGACGGTGGCGGTGCGGCGGGTGAACCTGGACCGCAGCAAGGAATCGCTGCTGGACTTCATCGATCCCAAGCGCTACTTCCTGCTGCCCAACACGGCGGGCTGCTACACGGCCGACGAGGCCATCCGCACGGCGCGGCTGGGGCGCGAGGTGGGGCTGTCGGACTGGGTGAAGATGGAGGTGATCGGCGACCAGGCGACGCTGTATCCCGACGTGACGGCCACGGTGGAGGCGACGCGGGTGCTGGTGAAAGAGGGATTCACGGTGCTGCCCTACACTTCGGACGACATCGTGGTGGCCAAGCGGCTGATCGATGCCGGGGCCAGCGCGGTGATGCCGCTGGGAGCGCCCATCGGCAGCGGCATGGGCATCCAGAACCGTGCCCACCTGCAGATCCTGCGGGAGCTGATCTCGGGCGTGCCGCTGATCGTGGACGCCGGGGTGGGCACCGCGTCCGATGCGGCCATCGCCCTGGAGCTGGGATACGACGGGGTGCTGATGAATACCGGCATTGCCGGGGCGGCGGACCCGGTCCTGATGGCCGAGGCGATGAAGAATGCGGTCCTGGCCGGGCGGCAGGCGTACTTGGCCGGACGCATGCCGAAAAAACTCTACGCCACCGCCAGCTCGCCGCTGGAGGGAGTAGTTCGCTGA
- a CDS encoding ImmA/IrrE family metallo-endopeptidase, with protein MATRSEVFFLELFGAATLYGAAEIAAQKQRAGLLEEYEQVPVDVFRLAAQKGLAVKENLEGAGCQEGLLVPVDGGYRVRLRRASTDTRKRFSLAHELGHTLFYEDAGSGPRHVIGILSKQEHNAEEKICDMFAQCLLMPKRPLKLALERIPANAPGELLNLLEGTSRTFRVSMPALLARLQRVVLPSSPYMVVCSSVRPNASTRQDPMLRVESCVTLGSWRNRFVWWNRSVVGARITGALRTYDAWTQGQERGRFGLSDSGSLERNPRRLLEQAEEVEMSEYKAGKWARRIQPCTSVSSLYTWQSDECTKAYVVTAIAPRD; from the coding sequence ATGGCAACGCGCTCTGAGGTGTTTTTCTTAGAATTATTTGGAGCTGCCACTCTTTACGGTGCTGCGGAGATTGCTGCGCAAAAGCAGCGGGCAGGATTACTTGAAGAGTACGAACAAGTTCCCGTCGATGTGTTCCGCTTAGCAGCGCAAAAGGGTTTAGCTGTTAAAGAGAATTTGGAGGGTGCAGGATGTCAGGAGGGCTTGCTGGTCCCGGTCGATGGGGGTTATCGGGTGCGGTTGAGAAGAGCATCTACTGACACTCGGAAGCGGTTTTCATTGGCTCACGAGCTTGGCCATACTCTCTTTTATGAAGACGCTGGTTCCGGCCCGCGGCACGTGATTGGCATTCTGAGCAAGCAAGAACACAATGCTGAGGAAAAAATCTGCGATATGTTCGCTCAGTGCTTGCTGATGCCGAAGCGCCCGCTGAAATTGGCATTAGAGAGGATTCCTGCCAATGCGCCGGGAGAGCTGCTGAACCTACTGGAAGGAACGTCACGGACCTTTCGGGTTAGTATGCCCGCGTTGCTCGCGCGACTTCAGCGCGTTGTGTTGCCCAGCTCACCATACATGGTTGTCTGCTCGAGCGTTCGACCGAACGCGAGCACTCGACAAGATCCTATGTTGCGAGTCGAGTCCTGTGTGACCTTGGGTTCATGGAGAAATCGGTTCGTCTGGTGGAACCGATCCGTTGTGGGTGCACGTATTACTGGCGCCCTCCGCACCTACGACGCGTGGACTCAAGGGCAAGAACGTGGTCGTTTCGGACTGAGTGACAGTGGATCTCTTGAGCGAAACCCGCGCAGACTGCTGGAGCAAGCGGAAGAGGTCGAGATGTCGGAGTACAAGGCAGGAAAATGGGCCCGCCGCATACAGCCCTGCACATCGGTGAGTTCTTTATACACGTGGCAGTCAGACGAATGCACCAAAGCTTACGTTGTTACTGCGATTGCACCGAGGGATTAA
- the tcmP gene encoding three-Cys-motif partner protein TcmP, whose translation MERENKKADKATKQSLPLFPFLPTIEVRAEVLVPQIRNPIWTENKAKLIERYLYYFVLVTKHGTYIDGFAGPQEPTHPETWAAKLVVESEPKWFRHFHFFDEDPKQMERLRDLRKRIGAADDAAGIGREIRVYEGDFNEQVLPVLKGDCIRQKEATFCLLDQRTFECHWATVKRLAEYKQAPNNKIELFYFLGVGWLKRAISGVKHESILQQWWGRSDWSKLSVMTEDEIRDEFVSRFRNELGYRYAHPWPIFERRAGQGRLMYYMVHATDHPAAPLLMARAYARAVTRRESVEQLKLELATVISP comes from the coding sequence ATGGAAAGGGAGAACAAGAAGGCCGACAAGGCAACCAAGCAGAGCCTCCCTTTGTTTCCATTTCTGCCGACCATCGAAGTTCGCGCTGAGGTGCTCGTCCCGCAGATTCGCAACCCAATCTGGACCGAGAATAAGGCGAAGCTAATCGAGCGGTATCTATACTACTTTGTGCTCGTTACGAAACACGGTACATACATCGACGGCTTTGCTGGCCCGCAGGAGCCCACGCATCCGGAAACATGGGCGGCGAAGCTGGTGGTGGAGAGCGAACCTAAGTGGTTTCGACACTTCCATTTTTTTGACGAGGATCCAAAGCAGATGGAGCGATTGCGCGATCTCAGGAAAAGAATTGGTGCCGCTGATGATGCAGCTGGAATTGGACGCGAGATTCGCGTATATGAAGGCGATTTTAATGAACAAGTGCTGCCTGTTCTGAAAGGCGACTGCATACGCCAAAAGGAAGCTACATTTTGTTTGTTGGACCAGCGGACTTTTGAATGCCATTGGGCAACGGTCAAACGCTTGGCAGAATATAAGCAAGCCCCAAACAACAAGATAGAACTCTTCTACTTCTTGGGCGTGGGGTGGCTAAAGAGAGCAATCTCGGGCGTGAAACACGAGTCCATTTTGCAGCAGTGGTGGGGCCGATCAGATTGGTCGAAGTTGTCAGTCATGACAGAAGACGAGATTCGCGACGAATTCGTCAGTCGGTTTCGAAATGAACTTGGTTACAGATATGCGCACCCGTGGCCGATTTTCGAGCGTCGTGCGGGGCAAGGGCGCTTAATGTACTACATGGTTCATGCGACGGACCACCCAGCGGCCCCCCTGCTAATGGCCAGAGCGTACGCGCGCGCGGTTACAAGGAGAGAATCGGTCGAGCAGTTGAAATTGGAGTTGGCAACCGTGATCTCTCCGTGA
- a CDS encoding phage Gp37/Gp68 family protein, which translates to MSGRSKIEWTDATWNPVRGCTKISPGCKHCYAETFAERFRGVPGHPYEFGFDLRLIPAKLSDPLHWSTPRMVFVNSMSDLFQSGVPDSYIVAVARVMAAANWHTYQVLTKRSGRMRQLLNSKLGFVARMPHIWWGVSAEDRRHGYPRIDDLRASAAAVRFVSIEPLLEDMPDVNLTELDWVIVGGESGPGARPMCPEWVQSILKRCTAAEIPFFFKQWGGVRKGKTGRVLNGITYDRMPPIERAPMPGQETRRRILDALSKETHVGISDGVAAD; encoded by the coding sequence ATGAGCGGGCGATCCAAAATCGAATGGACTGACGCCACGTGGAATCCTGTCCGGGGTTGCACCAAGATCAGTCCGGGTTGCAAGCACTGCTACGCAGAGACATTCGCAGAGCGTTTCAGGGGTGTACCCGGTCATCCTTATGAATTTGGATTTGACTTGCGACTGATACCTGCCAAGTTGTCCGATCCGCTCCACTGGTCGACGCCGCGCATGGTTTTCGTTAACTCCATGAGTGATTTGTTTCAGAGCGGCGTCCCCGATAGTTACATTGTTGCGGTCGCCCGAGTCATGGCCGCTGCAAACTGGCATACGTACCAGGTCCTCACGAAGCGGTCGGGACGGATGAGGCAGCTATTGAACTCTAAGCTTGGCTTCGTAGCCCGCATGCCGCACATATGGTGGGGCGTGAGTGCTGAGGATCGCAGACATGGCTACCCCAGAATCGACGATCTTCGTGCGAGTGCTGCTGCGGTCCGATTTGTCTCAATCGAGCCACTTTTGGAGGACATGCCGGACGTAAATCTGACGGAGTTAGATTGGGTGATCGTCGGCGGAGAAAGTGGCCCAGGCGCGCGACCTATGTGCCCTGAATGGGTGCAATCGATTCTGAAAAGGTGCACCGCTGCTGAAATTCCTTTCTTCTTCAAACAGTGGGGTGGCGTGCGAAAAGGAAAGACTGGTCGAGTCCTTAATGGCATTACGTACGATCGCATGCCACCGATTGAACGCGCTCCGATGCCTGGTCAGGAAACGCGGCGGAGAATTTTGGACGCACTGAGCAAAGAGACGCACGTTGGGATTAGCGATGGTGTAGCGGCAGATTGA
- a CDS encoding GNAT family N-acetyltransferase, protein MATALQPAQVTQNLPTLETEHLKLRKITIGDVGAIHEYASDPEVTSRTTWDAHRSIDDTRQYVNTLLQRQDLGLAAAWAITEKGGDGRLIGECGFRSISPENGRAEIVFILNRKFWGKGYMSEATHAVLKCAYGPMGLNRVEALVDGEDLATMRVLKRNEMRLEGTMRQAVRVRGAYRDAKLFAGLRSEFH, encoded by the coding sequence ATGGCAACCGCCCTGCAACCTGCACAAGTCACGCAAAATCTTCCCACGCTCGAAACCGAGCACCTGAAACTGCGCAAGATCACCATCGGCGACGTCGGGGCCATCCACGAGTACGCGTCGGATCCCGAAGTGACCAGCCGCACCACCTGGGACGCGCATCGCTCGATCGACGACACTCGCCAGTACGTCAACACGCTGCTCCAGCGTCAGGACCTCGGGCTCGCAGCAGCCTGGGCGATCACGGAGAAAGGCGGCGATGGACGCCTGATCGGCGAGTGCGGCTTCCGCTCCATCTCCCCGGAGAACGGCCGCGCGGAGATCGTCTTCATCCTGAACCGCAAGTTCTGGGGCAAGGGATACATGAGCGAGGCGACACACGCGGTGCTGAAGTGCGCCTACGGTCCCATGGGCCTGAACCGGGTCGAGGCGCTGGTGGACGGCGAAGACCTTGCTACCATGCGCGTGCTCAAGCGCAACGAGATGCGGCTCGAGGGCACCATGCGCCAGGCGGTCCGCGTCCGCGGCGCCTACCGCGACGCCAAACTCTTCGCCGGCCTGCGCTCCGAGTTTCACTGA
- a CDS encoding PilZ domain-containing protein, which translates to MERRRTQRLPLTLLMRVCPSPHLPDGEDTITKDVSTKGVFFYTSTDLSQASEIEFVLALPPTGTQVRYKGKVVRVEPYRDGTFGVGVATEAYEYVANA; encoded by the coding sequence GTGGAACGCCGCAGGACGCAGCGCTTGCCGTTGACGCTGCTGATGCGCGTGTGTCCGTCGCCGCATCTCCCGGACGGCGAAGACACGATCACCAAAGATGTCAGCACGAAAGGCGTGTTCTTCTACACCAGCACGGATCTGAGCCAGGCATCGGAGATCGAGTTCGTGCTGGCTTTGCCGCCGACTGGCACCCAAGTCCGCTACAAGGGCAAAGTGGTCCGCGTCGAGCCCTACCGCGATGGGACCTTCGGCGTCGGCGTGGCCACGGAAGCGTACGAGTACGTGGCCAACGCGTAA
- a CDS encoding EAL domain-containing protein has product MALSTDPQESDQLQRQSEAAAIKLRKIEGREWWLWAFAVLVTLVLTLGIVSFTVPWLHVVRDTVYWSGLRDWMRGLTALVLLFDIYTGYQHLQLYRTRRKLFEQSQLFRLISENAADMIALADRDGRTLYNSPSFEKVLGFRAEDLAASSIEQIHPDDRERVLEATAMARTSGQGQRLEYRIHHKNGTLRIVESTVNAIRNADGEVEKLVIVNRDITERKRAEEMLAHSALHDGLTNLPNRALFLDRLQRLFTLFRRHADRKFAVLFVDIDEFKVINESLGHEAGDELLVQMGRRLTASLRGFDTVARPGVTGEYQPTDDTLAKLPGDEFSVLLDDIRDPSDAIRVAERIQEKLAAPFVVNGQEIVVSASIGIALSTSQLSGAQDLLRDAEIAMHRAKRAGKARCEVFDAAMHATAVKRLELETDLRKAIERGEMRVHYQAIVSASDGRITGFEALSRWQRADRIAMPAEFIGLADETGLILPINRALIHEACQQLQAWQAEFPSEPPLTVSVNLTPKQFAHPNLAAEIASILQQTGLDPRCLELEILETVAMGNPEHGGQVIGELKATGVLLSIDDFGTGYSSLGRLQRLPVDKLKIDRSFIMSLESDAQSREIVRIIIMLAHGIGLKVVAEGVETEAQFEQLKGMGCDLVQGYLFSKPVEAARASELMRNGCRPLLAKAASPNV; this is encoded by the coding sequence GTGGCACTTTCGACAGATCCACAAGAATCCGACCAACTCCAGCGCCAATCGGAAGCGGCGGCGATCAAGCTGCGCAAGATCGAAGGCCGCGAGTGGTGGCTTTGGGCCTTCGCCGTCCTGGTCACGCTGGTGCTGACGCTGGGGATCGTGTCGTTCACCGTGCCGTGGCTGCACGTGGTGCGCGACACCGTCTACTGGTCCGGGCTGAGAGACTGGATGCGCGGCCTGACCGCGCTCGTCCTGCTGTTCGACATCTACACCGGATACCAGCACCTCCAGCTCTACCGCACGCGCCGGAAGTTGTTCGAGCAGAGCCAGCTCTTCCGGCTGATCAGCGAGAACGCCGCCGACATGATCGCGCTGGCCGATCGCGATGGACGAACGCTGTACAACAGTCCCTCGTTCGAGAAGGTCCTGGGTTTCCGCGCGGAGGACCTTGCGGCGTCCTCCATCGAGCAGATCCACCCAGACGATCGCGAGCGCGTGCTGGAGGCGACGGCGATGGCGCGCACCAGCGGGCAAGGCCAGCGACTGGAGTACCGCATCCATCACAAGAACGGCACGCTGCGGATCGTGGAGTCCACGGTCAATGCCATCCGCAACGCCGACGGCGAGGTGGAGAAGCTGGTGATCGTCAACCGCGACATCACCGAGCGCAAGCGCGCCGAGGAGATGCTGGCGCACAGCGCGCTGCACGACGGCCTCACCAATCTGCCCAACCGCGCGCTGTTCCTCGACCGCCTGCAGCGCCTGTTCACGCTGTTCCGCCGCCACGCCGACCGCAAGTTCGCCGTCCTGTTCGTCGACATCGACGAGTTCAAAGTCATCAACGAGAGTCTGGGACACGAAGCCGGCGATGAGCTGCTGGTGCAAATGGGCCGCCGGTTGACGGCGTCGCTGCGTGGCTTCGACACGGTCGCGCGCCCCGGCGTGACCGGCGAGTACCAGCCGACCGACGACACCCTGGCCAAGCTTCCGGGCGACGAGTTCTCGGTGCTGCTGGACGACATCCGCGATCCCAGCGACGCCATTCGCGTGGCGGAGAGGATCCAGGAGAAGCTGGCCGCGCCGTTCGTGGTCAACGGGCAGGAGATCGTGGTGTCGGCGAGCATCGGGATCGCGCTGAGCACGAGCCAGCTCAGCGGAGCGCAGGACTTGCTGCGCGATGCCGAGATCGCGATGCACCGCGCCAAGCGCGCAGGCAAGGCGCGCTGCGAGGTCTTTGACGCCGCCATGCATGCCACCGCGGTCAAGCGGCTGGAGCTGGAGACCGACCTGCGCAAGGCGATCGAGCGGGGAGAAATGCGGGTGCATTACCAGGCGATCGTGTCCGCCTCAGACGGGCGGATCACGGGGTTCGAGGCGCTGTCGCGCTGGCAGCGCGCGGACCGCATCGCGATGCCGGCCGAGTTCATCGGGCTGGCCGACGAGACGGGGCTGATCCTGCCCATCAACCGCGCTCTGATCCACGAAGCGTGCCAGCAGTTGCAGGCGTGGCAGGCGGAGTTCCCGTCGGAGCCGCCGCTGACCGTCAGCGTGAATCTCACGCCGAAGCAGTTCGCGCATCCCAACCTGGCAGCGGAGATCGCGTCGATCCTGCAGCAGACCGGCCTGGACCCGCGCTGCCTGGAACTGGAGATCCTGGAGACGGTCGCGATGGGCAACCCGGAGCACGGCGGGCAGGTGATCGGGGAGCTGAAGGCCACCGGCGTGCTGCTGAGCATCGACGACTTCGGCACCGGATACTCGTCGCTGGGGCGCTTGCAGCGCCTGCCCGTGGACAAATTGAAGATCGATCGCAGCTTCATCATGAGCCTGGAGAGCGACGCGCAGAGCCGCGAGATCGTGCGCATCATCATCATGCTGGCCCATGGGATCGGGCTGAAGGTGGTGGCGGAAGGCGTGGAGACGGAGGCGCAGTTCGAGCAGTTGAAGGGAATGGGTTGCGACCTGGTGCAGGGATATCTTTTCTCCAAGCCGGTCGAGGCCGCGAGGGCCTCCGAGCTGATGCGAAACGGCTGTCGGCCGTTGCTGGCGAAAGCGGCGTCCCCGAACGTCTGA
- a CDS encoding GNAT family N-acetyltransferase, with protein MSSPQQTTRLNIDAMAPSDWPDVSAIYLEGIATGNATFETLAPTWDEFDRTHLPFARLVARQGQTIAGWVALSRVSLRSAYAGVAEMSVYVASWARGKRVGSALMSAAIELSERHGIWTLQGSIFTENVPSLRLCEAAGFRQVGHRERIGQSGGQWRDTILVERRSKVVGIE; from the coding sequence ATGTCCTCACCGCAGCAAACAACACGGCTGAACATCGACGCGATGGCTCCCAGCGATTGGCCCGACGTGTCCGCAATCTACCTGGAAGGGATCGCGACCGGCAATGCCACGTTCGAGACGCTGGCGCCGACGTGGGACGAATTCGACCGCACGCATCTGCCATTCGCGCGGCTGGTCGCGCGGCAAGGGCAAACCATCGCGGGCTGGGTCGCGCTGAGCCGCGTCTCCCTTCGATCCGCGTACGCGGGCGTGGCGGAGATGAGCGTGTACGTGGCGAGCTGGGCGCGCGGCAAGCGCGTCGGGTCGGCGCTGATGAGCGCGGCGATCGAGCTATCCGAGCGCCACGGGATCTGGACGCTGCAAGGCAGCATATTCACGGAAAACGTCCCCAGCCTGCGGCTGTGCGAGGCCGCGGGTTTCCGCCAGGTCGGGCACAGGGAGAGGATCGGCCAAAGCGGCGGCCAGTGGAGAGATACGATCCTGGTCGAAAGAAGGAGCAAAGTTGTGGGGATTGAGTAA